A single region of the Gossypium arboreum isolate Shixiya-1 chromosome 12, ASM2569848v2, whole genome shotgun sequence genome encodes:
- the LOC128285474 gene encoding uncharacterized protein LOC128285474, with translation MGVVKFDDTPSTENPLPNHGDQGVNAIGDIGMGRIKENVAEVRTPMKIVWEEIVKREMIISKEGNRGVKDYCEFHVEEGHEIQEYDEFKALVQSLMDNKELEFYEAGSDEGHICTLEGGPKNQGISRPRIIISLPRNNEVETQRAPKVIIHKPVSFPYKDKKRVPWNYNCNVTMPEKEDIAKGVRVEPAKAKAFDKEKGAEVLVNEPVKEEEAKEFLKFLKHSEYSMVEQLRKQPARISVLALLLRSEVHREALMKVFNKSYVTNDISVNKLDRLVSNISADNFIYFNDDEIPPDGMGSAKALHITTCCKGYTLPSMLIDNGSALNVLPLSILNRFPIDSSHMKTCHNVVRAFDGTERKVMGRIDIPLMIGPNTYEVDFLVMDIKPSYNCLLERPWIHFAGAAPSSLHQKLKLVADGRLVTINAEEDIIATVTSDAPYVEANEEAIKCSFCSLEFVNGTFISEGNEVPVPRISKTTRIGLQMTVRKGALPGKGLGRYLQGRIQVPELKEKRDRFGLGFRLDHKQRKKEIKKRQERRRARLSGREVEWELMIFPHISKTFISGGIIHPERGLHEKGNYHINAVHNEESERRNLEGIRPYESENSLNNWVAEELPVIFKDFSE, from the exons ATGGGGGTTGTAAAATTTGACGACACCCCTAGTACAGAGAACCCGTTGCCAAACCATGGTGATCAAGGGGTAAACGCAATTGGGGACATTGGTATGGGAAGGATTAAAGAGAATGTGGCTGAGGTCAGAACACCAATGAAAATAGTCTGGGAAGAAATAGTGAAAAGAGAAATGATAATCTCTAAAGAAGGGAATAGAGGAGTTAAGGACTATTGCGAATTCCATGTAGAAGAGGGACACGAGATCCAGGAATATGATGAGTTTAAGGCTTTGGTACAAAGCcttatggataataaggagctggaattttATGAAGCTGGCTCAGATGAGGGACATATATGCACATTAGAAGGCGGACCAAAGAATCAAGGAATCAGCCGGCCAAGGATCATTATTTCTCTACCAAGAAATAATGAAGTTGAAACACAAAGAGCACCGAAAGTCATTATTCACAAACCcgtttcctttccttataaggataaGAAGAGGGTACCCTGGAATTATAATTGCAATGTGACAATGCCGGAGAAAGAGGATATAGCTA AAGGTGTCAGAGTTGAGCCCGCGAAAGCAAAAGCCTTTGACAAAGAAAAAGGGGCTGAAGTACTGGTTAATGAAccagtgaaggaagaagaagccAAAGAGTTTCTAAAATTCTTAAAACACAGTGAGTACAGCATGGTTGAACAATTGCGCAAACAACCAGCTCGCATATCAGTATTGGCTTTGCTCCTGAGGTCAGAGGTACATAGGGAAGCATTGATGAAGGTGTTCAATAAGTCTTACGTTACTAATGATATATCTGTCAATAAGTTGGATCGATTGGTTAGTAACAtaagtgctgacaatttcatttatttcaatgatgatgaaattccacctgatGGCATGGGATCAGCTAAAGCTTTACACATCACCACTTGCTGTAAGGGGTATACATTGCCGAGTATGCTTATCGATAATGGATCAGCCTTAAATGTCTTGCCATTATCCATATTGAATAGATTTCCCATAGACAGTTCTCACATGAAAACATGCCATaatgtagtgagagcatttgatggcactgAAAGAAAGGTCATGGGAAGAATTGATATCCCTTTGATGATTgggccaaacacatatgaggtAGACTTTTTAGTGATGGACATCAAACCCTCTTATAATTGCTTGTTGGAGAGGCCTTGGATACATTTCGCAGGAGCGGCGCCCTCGTCtttgcaccaaaaattgaagttagtagcGGATGGACGACTGGTCACCATAAATGCGGAGGAAGATATTATAGCAACAGTTACTAGTGACGCACCTTATGTAGAAGCAAACGAGGAGGCCATTAAGTGCTCTTTTTGTTCCTTAGAATTCGTTAATGGAACATTTATTTCAGAAGGGAATGAGGTGCCGGTGCCTAGGATATCCAAAACTACAAGAATAGGTTTGCAGATGACAGTGAGAAAAGGAGCTTTGCCAGGAAAAGGATTGGGAAGATATCTCCAAGGAAGGATTCAAGTTCCAGaactaaaggagaagagagaCCGTTTTGGCTTGGGTTTCAGGCTAGATCATAAGCAGAGGAAGAAGGAAATAAAGAAGCGTCAAGAAAGAAGAAGGGCGCGTCTAAGTGGAAGAGAAGTAGAGTGGGAACTAATGATATTCCCTCATATATCCAAAACCTTTATATCAGGAGGGATAATTCACCCTGAGAGAGGGTTGCACGAAAAAGGAAATTATCACATCAATGCTGTACATAATGAAGAGTCTGAACGAAGAAACCTTGAGGGTATTCGTCCTTACGAATCAGAAAACTCTTTAAATAATTGGGTTGCAGAGGAACTTCCtgtaatttttaaagatttttcagagtaa